In Tenacibaculum sp. 190524A02b, the genomic stretch GGAATCCATTTAATTTCCTCAGTTTGTAATTCTTGAGTCAACTTCCGTGCCAATACAAAAAGGTAGTCAGAAAGTCGGTTTAAGTACTTTAAAACGGTATCATTTATAACCTCCTGTTCGCTTAAAGCGACAGTTAAACGCTCAGAACGTCTACATACACAACGAGCTATGTGACAGAATGACACGGTAGGGTGTCCCCCTGGCAAAATAAAATGTGTCATTTGTGGTAAGGATTCGTTCATTTGATCAATTTCCTTTTCTAAAAAAGAAATTGAATCATTATTAATTTTAGGAATATTTAATCGCTCTTTACCGCTTTTTAAGGTTTCCTTTTCAATAGGAGTAGCCAGCATA encodes the following:
- a CDS encoding cob(I)yrinic acid a,c-diamide adenosyltransferase, with the translated sequence MKIYTKTGDKGTTALFGGTRVPKHHLRIESYGTIDELNSHIGLIRDQNINLSIKNNLTKIQHDLFTLGAMLATPIEKETLKSGKERLNIPKINNDSISFLEKEIDQMNESLPQMTHFILPGGHPTVSFCHIARCVCRRSERLTVALSEQEVINDTVLKYLNRLSDYLFVLARKLTQELQTEEIKWIPEKF